Proteins from one Mesorhizobium sp. M9A.F.Ca.ET.002.03.1.2 genomic window:
- a CDS encoding 4Fe-4S dicluster domain-containing protein, giving the protein MIEDIAAALSAYGLMLRGGFNFADGEDTPFGLSSAPAKSIVLVGQAGAAPWPHFLRWRESQSRVIANPLDTWSREVIGAVANDFGARAVSPSDRPYLPFQQWAMRAEGLKPSPLGILMHPRYGLWHAYRGALLFEAEIAFEETREAIHLCDACVEKPCLKSCPIEAYSVRGFAYQSCLGYVRGADGSPCRTGGCLDRNACPYGTSYRYPPEVQAFHMAAFAR; this is encoded by the coding sequence ATGATCGAAGATATAGCGGCAGCGCTTTCCGCCTACGGTCTCATGCTTCGCGGCGGCTTCAATTTTGCCGATGGCGAGGACACGCCGTTCGGTCTCTCCAGCGCTCCCGCCAAATCCATCGTGCTGGTAGGGCAGGCGGGTGCAGCACCTTGGCCGCATTTCCTGCGCTGGCGCGAGAGCCAGTCGCGGGTCATCGCCAATCCGCTCGACACATGGTCGCGCGAAGTCATCGGCGCGGTGGCGAACGACTTCGGCGCGCGTGCCGTGTCGCCGTCCGACAGGCCCTATCTGCCGTTCCAGCAATGGGCGATGCGGGCGGAGGGACTAAAACCATCGCCGCTCGGCATCCTCATGCATCCGCGATACGGGCTCTGGCACGCCTACCGCGGCGCGCTGCTGTTCGAGGCCGAGATTGCGTTTGAGGAAACTCGCGAAGCGATTCATCTTTGCGATGCATGTGTCGAAAAACCTTGCCTGAAATCCTGCCCTATCGAAGCCTATTCCGTGCGCGGTTTTGCCTACCAATCCTGTCTCGGGTACGTGCGCGGCGCCGATGGCTCGCCTTGCCGCACGGGTGGCTGCCTCGACCGCAATGCCTGTCCGTATGGAACATCCTATCGCTATCCGCCGGAGGTTCAGGCCTTCCACATGGCAGCTTTCGCGCGCTAG
- a CDS encoding trimethylamine methyltransferase family protein: MSENAPVDQEASNARRGRAASGGAAARRAARSGGGPGTQLTYIKRKINVYEVLDEEGLALIEKNTDTVLEEIGIIFRDDAEALQLWKEAGADVKGERVHFPKGLCRSLLKTAPSLYTQHARNAERSVQIGGNATVFAPVYGPPFVRDLDGVRRYATIEDFRNFVKLAYMAPSIHHSGGTVCEPVDVPVNKRHLDMVYSHIKYSDKPFMGSVTAPERAEDTVAMAKIVFGDDFVENNTVLTSLINANSPMVFDETMLGALKVYSRHNQACIVTPFILAGAMSPVTVAGTLTQVLAEVLAGASFTQLIRPGAPVLFGTFASSISMQSGAPTFGTPEPSLVSYGAAQLARRLGLPFRTGGSLCASKIPDAQAAYESANTLNSTILAGTNFVLHSAGWLEGGLASCYEKFMMDIDQLGMTQKFSEGVDLSENGQAMDAIRQVGPGSHYLGCDHTQANFQTAFYRSNIADNNSYEQWLAEGEKTAPQRANELARRWLESYEAPHLDQGIDDGLKDFIARKKASMADAFT, translated from the coding sequence ATGAGTGAAAACGCGCCAGTCGATCAGGAAGCGTCAAACGCCCGACGTGGCCGCGCTGCCAGCGGCGGCGCCGCTGCTCGGCGGGCGGCGCGCTCGGGCGGCGGCCCAGGCACCCAGCTCACTTACATCAAGCGCAAGATCAACGTCTATGAGGTGCTGGACGAGGAAGGGCTGGCGCTGATCGAAAAGAACACCGACACGGTGCTCGAGGAGATTGGCATCATCTTTCGCGACGACGCCGAGGCGCTGCAGCTCTGGAAAGAGGCCGGCGCCGACGTCAAGGGCGAGCGCGTGCATTTCCCGAAGGGCCTCTGCCGCTCGCTGCTGAAGACCGCGCCGTCCCTCTATACCCAGCACGCCCGCAATGCCGAGCGCTCGGTACAGATCGGCGGCAACGCCACGGTCTTCGCGCCGGTCTATGGGCCACCCTTCGTGCGCGACCTCGACGGCGTCAGGCGCTATGCGACGATCGAGGATTTCCGCAATTTCGTGAAGCTCGCCTATATGGCGCCGTCGATCCACCATTCGGGCGGCACGGTGTGCGAGCCGGTCGACGTGCCGGTCAACAAGCGCCATCTCGACATGGTCTACAGCCACATCAAATATTCCGACAAGCCGTTCATGGGTTCGGTGACCGCGCCGGAGCGGGCCGAGGACACGGTGGCGATGGCTAAGATCGTGTTCGGCGACGATTTCGTCGAGAACAACACGGTGCTGACCAGCCTGATCAACGCCAATTCGCCGATGGTGTTCGACGAGACCATGCTGGGGGCGCTGAAAGTCTATTCGCGCCACAACCAGGCCTGCATCGTCACGCCGTTCATCCTCGCCGGCGCGATGAGCCCGGTGACGGTCGCCGGCACGCTGACGCAGGTGCTGGCCGAAGTGCTGGCTGGCGCGTCGTTCACGCAGCTGATCCGGCCGGGCGCGCCGGTGCTGTTCGGCACCTTCGCCTCGTCGATCTCGATGCAGTCGGGCGCGCCGACCTTCGGCACGCCGGAGCCGTCGCTGGTTTCTTATGGCGCGGCGCAGCTCGCCCGCCGGCTTGGCCTGCCGTTCCGCACCGGCGGCTCGCTCTGCGCCTCGAAAATCCCGGACGCGCAGGCGGCCTATGAGAGCGCCAACACGCTGAACTCGACGATCCTCGCCGGCACCAATTTCGTGCTGCACTCGGCCGGCTGGCTCGAGGGCGGGCTTGCCTCCTGCTATGAGAAATTCATGATGGATATCGACCAGCTCGGCATGACGCAGAAATTCTCCGAAGGTGTCGACCTGTCGGAAAACGGCCAGGCGATGGATGCCATCCGCCAGGTCGGTCCCGGCAGCCACTATCTCGGCTGCGACCACACCCAGGCCAACTTCCAGACCGCCTTCTACCGTTCCAACATCGCCGACAACAACTCCTATGAGCAGTGGCTGGCCGAGGGCGAAAAGACCGCGCCGCAACGCGCCAACGAACTCGCCCGCCGCTGGCTGGAAAGCTACGAGGCGCCGCATCTCGATCAGGGCATCGACGATGGGCTGAAGGACTTCATCGCCAGGAAGAAGGCGTCGATGGCCGACGCCTTCACCTGA